A region of Dermochelys coriacea isolate rDerCor1 chromosome 1, rDerCor1.pri.v4, whole genome shotgun sequence DNA encodes the following proteins:
- the P2RY2 gene encoding P2Y purinoceptor 2 isoform X1: protein MVSIQNNSYLSRAMENFMVLRSWNTSANSSTVNCSVEDNTYKCKFDEEFKYILLPVSYGIVCVVGLCLNLLALYIFLFRIKIWNASTTYMFNLAVSDTLYVVSLPLLVYYYAKGDNWPFSVGLCKIVRFLFYTNLYCSILFLLCISVHRFLGICFPLKSLQWGCVRYARRVSGVVWLVIITCQLPVLFFVTTSMRCKTITCHDTSSKELFGQFVIYSSVMLVLLFCIPFLTIIVCYYLMARKLLQPTRGTSQRSTSKKKSVKMIIVVLVVFIICFLPFHVTRTLYYSFRSWDLNCGTLNAINLAYKVTRPLASTNSCLDPILYFLVGQRFVKFTGNKMPMKTPNRMALGVTATSNTGTSNNLNMIAKM from the exons ATGGTGTCGATACAGAATAACTCCTACCTGTCTAG GGCAATGGAGAACTTTATGGTTCTGCGCTCCTGGAACACGAGCGCCAACTCATCCACTGTCAACTGCAGCGTGGAAGACAACACGTATAAGTGCAAATTTGACGAGGAGTTCAAGTACATTCTGCTGCCTGTCTCCTACGGCATCGTGTGCGTGGTGGGGCTGTGCCTCAACCTGCTAGCCCTCTACATCTTCCTCTTCAGGATCAAGATCTGGAATGCCTCCACCACGTACATGTTCAACCTGGCCGTGTCCGACACGCTCTACGTGGTTTCCCTGCCCTTGCTGGTGTATTACTACGCCAAGGGGGACAATTGGCCTTTCAGTGTGGGCTTGTGTAAAATAGTCCGTTTCCTGTTCTACACCAACCTctactgcagcatcctcttcctgCTCTGCATTAGTGTCCACCGTTTCCTTGGCATCTGCTTCCCGCTGAAGTCGCTGCAGTGGGGATGCGTCCGCTATGCACGGAGGGTGTCAGGGGTGGTCTGGTTGGTCATAATCACGTGCCAGTTGCCGGTGCTCTTCTTTGTCACCACCAGTATGAGGTGCAAGACTATCACCTGCCACGACACGTCAAGCAAGGAGCTCTTCGGCCAGTTCGTCATCTACAGCTCGGTGATGCTGGTGCTGCTGTTCTGCATCCCTTTCCTGACCATCATCGTGTGCTACTACCTGATGGCTCGGAAGCTGCTGCAGCCCACCCGGGGGACCTCCCAGAGGTCTACATCCAAAAAGAAGTCAGTCAAGATGATCATTGTTGTCCTGGTGGTCTTCATCATCTGCTTCCTTCCTTTCCACGTCACTCGCACTTTGTACTACTCCTTCCGGAGCTGGGACCTTAACTGCGGGACCCTCAATGCCATTAATTTAGCCTACAAAGTGACCAGGCCCTTAGCTAGCACCAACAGCTGCCTGGATCCCATTTTGTACTTCTTAGTAGGCCAAAGGTTTGTGAAGTTCACAGGCAACAAAATGCCAATGAAAACTCCAAACCGAATGGCCCTGGGGGTAACTGCCACCAGCAACACAGGAACCAGCAACAACCTAAATATGATAGCCAAAATGTGA
- the P2RY2 gene encoding P2Y purinoceptor 2 isoform X2, whose amino-acid sequence MENFMVLRSWNTSANSSTVNCSVEDNTYKCKFDEEFKYILLPVSYGIVCVVGLCLNLLALYIFLFRIKIWNASTTYMFNLAVSDTLYVVSLPLLVYYYAKGDNWPFSVGLCKIVRFLFYTNLYCSILFLLCISVHRFLGICFPLKSLQWGCVRYARRVSGVVWLVIITCQLPVLFFVTTSMRCKTITCHDTSSKELFGQFVIYSSVMLVLLFCIPFLTIIVCYYLMARKLLQPTRGTSQRSTSKKKSVKMIIVVLVVFIICFLPFHVTRTLYYSFRSWDLNCGTLNAINLAYKVTRPLASTNSCLDPILYFLVGQRFVKFTGNKMPMKTPNRMALGVTATSNTGTSNNLNMIAKM is encoded by the coding sequence ATGGAGAACTTTATGGTTCTGCGCTCCTGGAACACGAGCGCCAACTCATCCACTGTCAACTGCAGCGTGGAAGACAACACGTATAAGTGCAAATTTGACGAGGAGTTCAAGTACATTCTGCTGCCTGTCTCCTACGGCATCGTGTGCGTGGTGGGGCTGTGCCTCAACCTGCTAGCCCTCTACATCTTCCTCTTCAGGATCAAGATCTGGAATGCCTCCACCACGTACATGTTCAACCTGGCCGTGTCCGACACGCTCTACGTGGTTTCCCTGCCCTTGCTGGTGTATTACTACGCCAAGGGGGACAATTGGCCTTTCAGTGTGGGCTTGTGTAAAATAGTCCGTTTCCTGTTCTACACCAACCTctactgcagcatcctcttcctgCTCTGCATTAGTGTCCACCGTTTCCTTGGCATCTGCTTCCCGCTGAAGTCGCTGCAGTGGGGATGCGTCCGCTATGCACGGAGGGTGTCAGGGGTGGTCTGGTTGGTCATAATCACGTGCCAGTTGCCGGTGCTCTTCTTTGTCACCACCAGTATGAGGTGCAAGACTATCACCTGCCACGACACGTCAAGCAAGGAGCTCTTCGGCCAGTTCGTCATCTACAGCTCGGTGATGCTGGTGCTGCTGTTCTGCATCCCTTTCCTGACCATCATCGTGTGCTACTACCTGATGGCTCGGAAGCTGCTGCAGCCCACCCGGGGGACCTCCCAGAGGTCTACATCCAAAAAGAAGTCAGTCAAGATGATCATTGTTGTCCTGGTGGTCTTCATCATCTGCTTCCTTCCTTTCCACGTCACTCGCACTTTGTACTACTCCTTCCGGAGCTGGGACCTTAACTGCGGGACCCTCAATGCCATTAATTTAGCCTACAAAGTGACCAGGCCCTTAGCTAGCACCAACAGCTGCCTGGATCCCATTTTGTACTTCTTAGTAGGCCAAAGGTTTGTGAAGTTCACAGGCAACAAAATGCCAATGAAAACTCCAAACCGAATGGCCCTGGGGGTAACTGCCACCAGCAACACAGGAACCAGCAACAACCTAAATATGATAGCCAAAATGTGA